A single window of Eucalyptus grandis isolate ANBG69807.140 chromosome 1, ASM1654582v1, whole genome shotgun sequence DNA harbors:
- the LOC104456118 gene encoding LOW QUALITY PROTEIN: E3 ubiquitin-protein ligase PUB23 (The sequence of the model RefSeq protein was modified relative to this genomic sequence to represent the inferred CDS: inserted 3 bases in 3 codons; deleted 1 base in 1 codon; substituted 2 bases at 2 genomic stop codons), with protein MEEVKIPSFXVCLISSQLMKDPVTVPTDITXDRESMEKLLFSTLSTTSTKKGTGPMTKQAIPDXQLTPNLTLRRLIQSWCTLNAAHGIETIPTPRPPISKSQIAKLLREAKSPEMRSKCLKRLRSIVKENATNRCCIEAAGAADFLAALVKNETSASNCGSLEVTNGPFDEVLAVLYHLQLSETSLKNLISNGGVFVDSLTRIMRSGTCESRAYAVMLLKSTFEVTDIIHLSSLRMELFVEVVHXLRDHVSLKATKSALKLLIRVCRMCQNRLKAVEACAVPVLIDLFLDSYDKRQSEMILILLDVLCQWAEGRAELLKHGAGIAIVSKRCVRILLSISKFSATPSIVQEMLQVGVAAKLCLVLQFEGTSKTRERXKKILKLHARAWKNSPCISC; from the exons ATGGAGGAAGTCAAAATTCCCTCGTTCTAAGTATGCCTGATTTCTTCCCAGCTCATGAAGGACCCCGTCACAGTCCCCACT GATATAACGTAGGACCGCGAGAGCATGGAGAAGTTGTTGTTTTCcact CTTTCCACAACATCCACCAAGAAAGGCACAGGCCCCATGACCAAGCAAGCGATTCCAG TGCAATTGACGCCCAACCTCACGCTCCGGCGTCTCATCCAGTCGTGGTGCACCCTCAATGCTGCGCACGGCATCGAAACGATTCCGACCCCAAGACCTCCTATAAGCAAGTCCCAGATTGCTAAGCTCCTCCGCGAGGCCAAGTCCCCGGAGATGCGAAGCAAGTGTCTCAAAAGACTGCGGTCGATTGTCAAAGAGAACGCCACTAATCGATGCTGCATTGAAGCCGCTGGTGCCGCTGACTTCTTGGCGGCACTAGTGAAAAATGAAACCTCCGCGTCCAACTGTGGCAGTTTGGAGGTCACAAATGGACCGTTTGATGAGGTTCTGGCCGTACTTTATCACCTACAACTCTCTGAAACCAGCCTTAAGAATCTCATAAGCAACGGCGGAGTGTTTGTCGACTCGTTGACTCGAATCATGAGGAGCGGAACCTGTGAGTCTAGGGCATACGCAGTCATGTTGCTAAAGTCGACGTTTGAAGTTACTGATATTATTCATCTCTCAAGTTTGAGGATGGAATTGTTCGTCGAAGTAGTTC CTTTGCGTGATCATGTCTCGCTGAAGGCAACGAAATCTGCACTGAAATTGCTCATCCGAGTCTGCCGGATGTGTCAGAACCGTCTCAAAGCTGTGGAAGCCTGTGCCGTGCCAGTCTTGATCGATCTTTTTCTCGATTCATATGACAAAAGGCAGAGCGAAATGATCCTTATACTTTTGGACGTGCTGTGCCAATGGGCAGAGGGAAGAGCTGAGTTGTTGAAGCACGGAGCGGGGATCGCCATCGTGTCGAAGAGATGTGTCAGGATTCTCTTGTCCATCTCCAAGTTCTCAGCAACGCCGAGCATCGTGCAAGAGATGTTGCAAGTAGGCGTTGCTGCGAAGTTGTGTCTAGTCCTTCAATTTGAGGGCACAAGCAAGACCAGAGAAA CGAAAAAGATTCTCAAATTGCATGCCCGGGCATGGAAGAACTCTCCGTGTATTTCTTGCTGA